GGGGTCATCCTCGTCGTTATCTGCCCGCACGGGAGCAGTAGTCGGCATAGAGTTGGGCCACGGCCGGGCCCGCGCTGTCCCGGACCAGTTCCAGGGCCACCCCCAACACGTCCTGTCCGGCCCAGGACTCGGCGCTGATGGTCTGGCTCGATATCACCCGGCCCCGGCCGTCGGTGAGGGTGAGCAGGATGGTCACGGCCACTTCGTTGGCGTTGACCATCATGTTCTTGCCGCTTCGGCTGCTGATGATGCCGTTGAGAAAGAACGACGCCCCCATGCGGCCTGAGGCGGCAATGGCGGCGTCGGGGTCGTTGTTCAAAATGGCCTTCATCTCCGCCGCCGCGATCTGGGAGTTGATCTGGGCCTGGGACACGGTGTTCAGGCCCATGGCCGCCAACTGCCGGTTGAATTCCTGATGCAGCAGGCCGTGGCCGCCGCCGGTTTGCAGTTTCCCGGAATGGCGCTCGGCAATGAGCACGGCGATCTTTTTCCCCCGCAGGCTCTCCCGGCAGGGGGTGGACATGTTGGCATACATCTGGGCGGCCTTGGCCTGTCCCGCCTGGGCATCCTTTTGCGCCTCTTCGGAAAAGGAGAAGGCGTGGACGCTCCCGGCGGCGGCAACACAACCCAGGACGAGAAACAAAGAGATGCCGTATTTCATGTCGTCTCCCCTGCGCCACGATGAGGTCGAAGCTCCTCCACGACGCCAAAAAATGCCTTTTACACCATTTCTGTACTAGGTGAAGGGGGGTGTGCTGTCAATGCGGACGCGCAGTTGCAAACCATAAGCGGTTCCCCGCCCCCCGGGACATGCCCCAGGCGGGCCATACGCCCGGCCAGCCCGCCCCCTTTGTGAATAGCCAGGACCGTGCCAAACGGCCTCGCCCGTTCGAGGCATCCAACACGTTGATTTCATAAATTATTTTCTGGGAAAATCATCCCCCCCCGATACGGCCATCCGCACGATACGGCATATCATGGCTTTGCCGACATTTCATTACGACAAACCGCCAGCCGCAGGCCGCCACCGCTCCGGAGCAGACGGCGAAATTTCTGACCCTGATGACAACGCCCGCATTTCGGGCTAGTTGTCGCAATGGAGGCATCATGAAAAAAACCATTCCCCTGGCCCAGCGGATCATTGTAGCCCTGGACGTTCCCGATGCGCAGGCGGCGATTTCCCTGGCCGGGCGGCTCGGCGAGAAGGTGGACTTCTACAAGGTGGGCCTGGAGCTTTTCCTGGCCGCCGGATTCGCCGTGCCGGACAGGCTGGCCGCCATGGGCCGCAAGGTCATGCTGGACCTCAAATTCCACGACATCCCGGAGACGGTGAAGCGCGCCGTGGCCAGGCTTAGCGACCACGATATCGCGCTTTTCACGGCCCATGCCGCCCCGGGGGTCATCGACGCGGCGGCCCAGACCAAAGGCGCGGCCCGGCTTTTGGCCGTGACCGTGCTCACCAGCCACGATCCGGCCCAGGCCCGCAACATGCTGTCCGGCGGCGAGGTGGTCGGCGTGGGCAGCCCGGAGCCGGGCGAGGACTGGGTGGGAAATCTGGTGCTGACCAGGGCCCGGGACGCCCTGAAAAGCGGCGCGGACGGCGTGGTGTGCTCGGGCCGCGAGGCGGCGCTTTTGCGGCGCGAGTTGGGCGAGGATTTTCTGATCGTCACCCCGGGCATCCGGCCGACCGGCGCCAAGCCGGACGACCAACGCCGGGCCGTGACCGCCGCAGAGGCCATCCGGGCCGGGGCGGACCATCTGGTTGTGGGGCGGCCCATCACCCGGGCGGCGGACCCCCTGGCTGCGGCCGAGGCCATGCTGGCCGAAATCGCCATCGCCGGGGGATGCGTCTTCGAAGAGGCCGGGGCGGGCGGAAAATAAGGCGGCGCGTCGGCCGCGAGTTCAGGGCGCGCGATTCCGGGGAAACCGGGACGCGGCCTCAGGCCTTGGTCGAAAGCGCGGCCTTGATTTTGTCCACCAGATATTTTTCAAGCTCCCGGCCGTCCTTGCGCAGGCGCATGAGCTCGGATTCGAGCACGCCAAGCTTTGCCTCCAGGGCTTGGTTTTTTTCCCGCAAAGTCTCGATCTCGCCCGCCACCTCCGGCCCGCCGCCCTCTGGAAGGGCCGTCTCCGGGGTCGGACGCTCCCGCAGAAAGGTCGACAACACCTTGGCCATCTCCCGCCCGAACACCGCCGCCACCTCCTCCAGGCCGGGCCCCGGGGCGACTGCGGCCACGGGCACGGTCCTGGGCTTGGCCGGGGAACGGATCGGGGAGACATTGACCGGGAAACGGTCGGCCAGGTCCGCCTTGACCTCATCCACGGACATGCCCCGCCCCAGGCCCTCGGCAATGGCCCGGAAGATCTCCAGAGCCTCGGGCCGAAAGCGTCGCCCCCGGCCCTCGCCAAGGCACGGCAGATGGTCGCGGAAGCGGTTTTTCCAATAATGCAGGGTGGATTCCGGGACATCCAGCTGGCGGGCCACGGCCGCAATGGAATAGAGGCGATTGTCCGGCACCGGTCGACTCCGCGTTGAATTCGATGGGGCTGGGAAGACGGACCCGGGATGCGGGCGCGCCTCCCCAGCACTGGAAAACATGCCCTGGCGTTCCGGTCAAGTCGCCGATCCCGATTCGCGGCCCGGCCCGGGATGATTCCCGTACAGGCGCGGGCATGCCGCGCCACCGCCCCCCGGCTCACCCCGCCGCGTCCCGGGGTCGCCCCAGGCCGGAAACGGCGATGGCTCCTCCGGGGGGGGCATCGGCCCACCCGCTTCCAAGAAAATTTTCCCGGACCCGGCATTATCGCTTGCCAAGCCCGGGGGGTTCGGCTAGATACCACTGCTCGGGCCGAAGTGGTGGAATTGGTAGACACGCTAGGTTCAGGGTCTAGTGGTCGCAAGGCCGTGGGAGTTCGAGTCTCCCCTTCGGCACCATCTTTTCAGGGGTTGCAGCGAAATGGCTGCAACCCCTTCTTTTTTATGCGGCGCATGCCCATGACCCGGGTAGAAAACGCGCAGGCGCGATCCACATCGGCCACGGTCAGCACCAGATGATCCAGGCAGAGTGCGGCAGCGGGCATCACGCGCTCCTGGCCGGGCCTATGCCGCCGCCTCAGCGGAAGGACGCTGTTTGGGCAGCGTGAAGGTGAATGTCGTCCCCTGGCCCGGGACCGAGACGACCTGGACCGTCCCCCCCAGGCGTGTCAGCTGCTCCCTGACGGCGAACAGGCCGACCCCCCTGCCGGAGAGGACATCGGAGGCCTTTTGCGTGGTCATGCCGCGTTCAAACACAAGGTTCAGATCCTGGAGCGTATCCCCCGTGGCGCTGACGCCCATCTCCCTGGCCTTGTCCTGCACGGCCTGGACGCCAATGCCCCGGCCGTCGTCCTCCACCACGATCCGCACCCTGTCGCCCAGATCCGTCACCCGGCAGGCCAGACGCCCGGCCTCGGGCTTGCTTGCGTCCAGGCGGATCTCCGGCTCCTCGATGCCGTGGACCACGGCGTTGCGAAAGACGTGCACCAGCGCGGAGACAAACGGGGCATACGTCTTGGGCGGCACCCGGACGGCATCGCCTTCCACCGCAAAGGGCTGCACGATCTTGCCCGTGCGTTCGGCCAGTTTGCGGGCCGATTCGGGATACGCCGCCAGCATGTGGCGCAGATCGCGCTCCCGCAGACGGCGCACCTCCTGCAAAAGGACGCCATCCCCGGCCGTGAGCCCGATCTCCCCGGCCCGGGCCGCCAGTCGGACGGCCAGCCCCTCCAGGCGTTCCACCAGGTCCACGGAAACCGGGACATGGCGGGCCTGTTCGAAAAACGCCTCCCCCAGGGCCGCCCGGATGATCCCCAGGTCGTCGTCCAGGGCCGATCCGCAGCCGCTTTCCTCCCAGGCGGCCCTAAGCCGGGCCTGATCCCACCGCCGCTCCCCTGCGGCCAGCCGCGCGGCCAGGGCGGTTTCCAGCCGATGCAGGGCCTGCGGGGAATGGATGAACTCCAGTTGCAGAAAAAGCCCCTTGAAGGTGTGGACGTGGCGATAGAGGGTCGGCAGGCCATAGCCGCCGTCCCCGTCGTCCATATCGCCCACATCGTCCGTGCCGTCCGGGCCGTCTGGGCCGCCGGGGGCTCGGGGGGGCTCGCCGCGCACCCTGGTCCGGGCGAAACGTTCGTAGTCGGCCAAAACGCTCATGAAGTCGTCCCTGTCGCGCGCCGCCGCCACGATCATGGCCAGGCGTTTGCGCTCCCGCTCCACCTCGGCCTCCAGGGCGCACTTGTCGGTCACGTCCGTGAGCACGAGCATGATCCGCCCGCCCTCCAGAAACCGGTATTGCGCGTCCACCTGGGTGTCGCCCAGGACGAAATGCCTGGGCATGAGCGTCAGGAGCAGATCGCGCTTGAAGGCGTCCTCCTGGGCCAGGATGCGCCTGACGTTGTGCCCGAAGACCTCCCCGGCCTTGGCGTCGGCAGGATACAGAAGGGCCGGGATGGGCGACCCGGCGGCCGGTTTGCCGAACAGTCGGTCGCATTCCCTGGACAGCTCCGGCTCGACCAGTCCGTCGGCGGCAAAGGAGAGAAATCCCTGGCCGGAGTTGTCGAGCAGGGTGGATATCTTGGCATGGGCCCGGCCCAGATTGTCGCTGGCCAGGGTCACGGCCCGGTTCAGGCGCACGAGCTTGCGGTTCCAAAAGACGATGGCCGCCACGGCCACGGCCAGCCCGGCCAGGATCTTCCAAAACAATTCGTAGTCGAACCCGTGCTCGAAGGTGATGGATATCCAACGCGAAAAGATGTCGCGGCGCTCGTTCTCGGTCAGCGAGGCCACGGCCATGTCGAAGACCTGGGTCAGGTCGGGATTTTGCTGGCTGACGCCGACCGCCAGGGACAGGTCGCCCTCCAGCTTGCCCGCGATCTTGATGTCGGCGAAACGGCCTTGGCCGATGGCGTAGCTGATGGCGGCCAGAGTATCCACAAAGGCGAATATCTCCCCGCTTTGGAGCATCCGCAGCCCGTCCTCCACGCTTGGCGCCCTGACCACCTCCACCTCGGGATAGTCGCGCAGGGCGTCCTCGATCCAGGCCTGCCCGGCGACCGCGCCGATGCGTTTCCCGGCCAGGGAGGCCATGTCGGGCACGAACATGGTGTCGGTCAGGGTGGCCGCCACCACGGGAAAGGTCAGGTAGGGACGGGTGAACGACATGGACCGCCTGCGTTCGTCCGTGGGGGGGATAGCCGGGATGATGTCGCACAGGCCCTCGGCCAGGCCCTCCAGGCTCTGCTCCCAGGTCTTCGTGGGAACCAGCTTCAGGTCCACGCCGATGCGCTCGGCCATCAGGCGGACGTAGTCGGCGGCCATGCCCTCGAAGTTCCCCTGTTCGTCGATGCGGCCAAACGGCATCCAGTTGGGATGCACGCACAGGCGCACCGCGCCCAGCCGGGAGAGCATCTCCTGCTCCGACGGGGTCAGGGGGATGTATTCCTTGTCCATCCGGTCAGCGGCAAGCCACTTTTGCCTAAGCTCCGACATCTGCCGTTCGCCCACCGTGGCCATGGCCTTGGCCAGGATGCGGGCCAGGACAGGCTTGTTTTTGCTTACGCCGAACCGGATGTTGACGGTGGGGAAATGCCTGTTGTCCACCAGGGCCCGGGTCTGCAAATTGAGCAGGAAATGTTTGCGGATCAGGTAGTTTTGTACCGGAAGGCTGTCGATGGCCGCATCGGTCTCGCCCGTGGCCACCGCCTGCAGGCAGCTGAGGGCGTCCGGCAGGGCCTTGAGCCTGATGTCCGGGTAGTTGGCCGCAAGCACTTTCTCCGTGAAAAACCCCTTGGAGACGGCCACGGTGCGTCCCGCCAGACTCTCCAGGGTCGGCGGGGGCCCCTTGCCCTCCCGCGAGGCGATGCCGTGGACCAGGGTGGCGTAAGGGGGCGTAAAATCCGTATAGGCCTCGCGCTCCGGAGTCGAGGCCATGTTCATGAGGACGTCCAGGGTTCCGCCTTGCAGCCGGTGCTCGAACTCGTCCCATTCCGGCCCGATCACATACCTGACCTTGAGCCCGGCCATCCTGGCCAGCATGTTCATGTAGTCCACGGAATAGCCCTGGGGCAGGCCGTTGACGTTGAAGTTGAAAGGCGGCCAGTTGGATTCGTTGGAGGCGGTGAACACGGGATTGTCCCTGATGTAGCGCCGCTCCTCGGCCGTGAGGTTCAGGCGCGCCGCGCCGGATGCGGAAACGTCGGGGCGCAGCCAGTCGTCTTCCATGGCGTGCATGGCCTCAGGCGGCAGGGCGGCCTGGGCCTTGGCCAGGATGGAGGCCAAAAGGGGCCAATCCTCGCGGATCAGGGCATAGACCTCGAAGCTGTGCTCGGGAAGGCTCAAGACGCGGATGTCGTCGCGGCCCATTTCCCGGATGGTCCGGGTCAGCCCGGCCATGTCGCCGAGCATGGCCGCCGCCTTGCCGGTGGCCGCCATGTCCACGGCCTGGCGCGGGGTGTCCGCAACGAGCAGGTCCATGCCCGGATGTCCTTCGCGGGCGAACTCCGCCGCCAACGAGCCCCTGACCACCGCAACAGGGCGGCCCGAAAGCTCCTCCAGGCTCTTCGCCTGGCTGGTCGCCAGACAGGCAAGGCCCATGGGGACATGAAACAGGGGACCGGAAAAAAGGGCGAAAGCGGCCTGGCCCGGGATTATGCCCGAGCCGCCGACCATGTCGATGCCCTTTTTTTTCAGGGCGTCGAACACGGGCTGGATGTCTTTTCCGTCGCCTATGGGCGTGAAACGGAACTCCATGCCGGTGAGCCCGGCCATCTGCCGGTAATAGTCATGGAGGATGCCGTCGGAGCGTCCTTTCTCCATGATGGAGAGCGGCGGCCTGTCGGCGTCCGACCACGTGACGACGGGGTGGGCCGCAACGAATGCCTGCTCTTCAGGGGTGAGATTGAGTTTCTGGGCGTCGGCCAGACCGGCCCACAGGACGACAACAAAGACGTACATCAAGGCCACACGTGTTTTCATGAAAGCGACCGCCGGTTGTCATGTTCGGCACAGCCTGAAAAAGCCGTCCTCTCTTCCACGGGGCGGAACACGCGCCTTGGCCGACCGGAAAAACACGCCCGGGCCGTTTAGCCGCTTTCCTCCGCCAGGCACACCCGGTCCCGGCCCAGGGTCTTGGCCCGGTACAGGGCCGCGTCGGCCCGGCTCACCAAGCGCGAGGGCAGCTCGCCGGGTTGCGATTCCGCCACCCCGAAGCTCATGGTCAGCTTCGAGCCAGCGGCGTACTCCCGCGCAACCACCGCCCGGCGCAACTTTTCGGCCAGCTTTCCGGCCCCGGCCAGACCCGTTTCCGGACACACCACCAAAAACTCCTCCCCGCCAAACCGCCCCACCACATCCGTGCCCCGCACCCCTGCGGACAGCACCCCGGCCACGGCCTGAAGCGCTTCGTCGCCCACGGCGTGGCCGTGCTGATCATTAATGAGCTTGAAATGGTCGATGTCGCTGATGATGACCGAAAAGGCCCGGCCATGCCGATCCCGGCGCGCGGCCTCCTCGGTCAAAACGCGGTCCAGGTTCAGCCGGTTGGCCAGACCCGTCAGGGGATCGGTGGACGAAAGACGGCCCAGCTCCTTATTTTTGAGGGCCAGTTGGGCATGGGCCTCGGCCAGCCGGTTCTGGGTCTCCTTGAGTTCGGAGATGTCCACGGCGATGGAATACTTGACCACCCTCCCGTCGGGCCAGCTCATGGCCCTTTCCTGGAGCTGGAACCAGCCGTCGGCGGCGTCGTTGAAATGCTCAAAAACCAGGGTCTTGCCGTTGGGCAGGCCGTCTTTGGTGATCAGCTCCCGGATGCGGCAATAGGAGCAGGGCTTGTCCAGGTCGTAGAGGGTCTTGTGGCAGGGTTTGCCCACATGGTCGCCGAAAAGCTCCCGAAAATGCTTGTTGCTGAAAATAATCTCGTAGGTGGTCACATCCACGGCATAGATGCCGAACGGAATGAGGTCGAAATGGGACTCGAACAGGCTGCTCTCGATCATTGCGGCGGTTCACCCCCTTCGCTGGCTGCGGCTGTTGCGGGTACGGGAAAACAGACCGTGACCGTGGTGAACCCGGGCCGTGAGGCGTCGAGGGAGGCCCGGCCGCCGTGGGCCGTGACCGCAAGCATGGCCGAATAGGCCCCCAGGCCCGTGCCGTCGCGCTTGCCCGAGGTGACGTATTTCTGGAAAAAGCGTCCCCGGATGTCCTCGGGCACCTCTCCGGCGTTGTGGATGGACACCACGGCCTCATCCCCCACCCGGTCGAGGGACACCGTGATCTCCTGGCCGGGGGGCGAGGCCTCCACGGCGTTTTTCACCAGGTTGGAGAGCATGCTGTAGCACAACAGCTCCTCGCCCTGGACCGCCAGCACATCGCCATCCGCCGCAGGCCTGCCCTGAAAGAGCACCCGCACCGGACGATCCGCAAAAAAGACATCGGCGGCCACATCCTGGGCGGCCTTGCGGGCCACGGCCACCAGGTTCACCTCCACCGGCCGCAGATGGTAGGTACCGGTCTCCAGGCGGTACAGGTCGAAGGTCCGGTTGATCATGTTGAGCATGGTGATCCCGGCCTCCTCCATCATGTGCGCCAACTTCACCCCTTCCGCGTTGAGGCCGTAGTCCGGCAAAAGGGGCGGAATGCCGATCAGGGCGTTGAGCGGGGTCTTGAGGTCGTGGCGGGCAATGCGGTCCACATGCTCTCGAAGGCGCACGTTTTCCTGCAACAGCTCGTTTTGCCGCGACAGCTCGCGATTTTTCAGGGCCAGCTCGGCATGGGCCTCGGCCAGCCGGTTCTGCACCTCTTTAAGCTCCGTGATGTCCACGGCGATGGAATACTTGACCACCCTCCCGTCGGGCCAGCTCATGGACTTCTCCTGGAGCTGGTACCAGCGGTCGTCCTTGTCGTTGAAATGCTCGAAGATATAGGTCTTGCCGTTGGGCAGGCCGTCGCGATCCACCAGATTGCGTATCTTGCAGAACAGGCAGGGTTGGGGGGACTCATAAATGGCTTCGTGGCATCTGCGCCCGGCCAAGTCGCCCAGCCGGTCCCGGAAGTGGCGGTTGACGAAGATCAGATTCAGAGTGGCCACGTCCACCACGTAGATGCCGAAGGGGATGACGTCGAAATGCGTCTCCAGGAGGCTGCTTTCCAGCATGTTGCCGCTCATTCGAGGTATTTCCCGGCCACGGCCTCCAGGTGCTCGGCCAGTTTTTCCATCTTCACGGGTTTGAGGACATAGCCCTTGGCCCCGGCCTCGATGGCGTCCATGACCATCTGCTCCTGGCCGTGGGAGGTGACCATGACGATGACCGCCTTGTCGTCCACGGCCATGATGCGCTTGGTGGCCTCGATGCCGTCCATGTCCGGCATGGTGATGTCCATGGTCACCAGATCAGGCTTCACGCGCGGATAGTCCTCGGCGGCCTGGCGGCCGTTTGAGGCCACATGGACCACCTTGTGCCCCAGATCCTCAATCATCTTGACCATCTTTTTGATGGTCAGATTGGAATCGTCCACCACCATGATCGTCAGCGGTCTCATGGTTTATGCCTCCACGTAGTCGAGGGTGTCGTCAAAAAGCTCCCCCGGGCCGATGAGATGGATGTTCAGGCCCCCGAAAGCCGTCGCCAGGCTGGCCGAGGCGAACTTGGCCCCCCGGTGGCGCATGACGCTTTTGGCCTCGGTGATCACGATGGGCGGCGACAGGCCGATGACCCGGCCCTGGGCCGACATGTCGGCCAAAGCGTTGCCCACGATGATGTTGATGATGTCCCCGGCGGTTTCCTCGACATACGTCTCGCGTTCCTCTTCGGCAATATCCAATTCCTGGCAATAGACCTCGAAGGCCTTGATGATCAGCGATTCGTCGAAGCTATAGGCCAGGTAGAGCTTCATGTTGTCCGTGGCGCTCATGATCGCGGTCAGATGCTTGAGGTCGAGTTTTTGCACGTCGTCGAGGTGCTGGGACTGGGTCGTAACCTCGATGCCCAGCTCCTCGCCCAAAAAACCCACCGTGCGCACGGTGAGGGCCTGCAAGAGCCGATGGATGTCCACGGAGGGGGCGCTCATGACTGCTCCTTTCCCTTCTCGGTTGCTGACAGCGGTACACGCACGGTAAACGTCGTCCCCCGGCCGGGACGGCTTTCGATGTCCATATCCCCGCCAAGCCGTTTGGCCGCCTCCAGCACGGCGGCCAGCCCCACGCCGCGTCCGGCGGCGCCTGCGGCCTTGGCGTCCCCGTCGGCGGTGCTCAGGCCCTGGGCCAGCACCAGGCGCACCACCTGGCCGCCGTCCATGGCCGCGAGCTCGTCCTTTTCGGCGATCCCCAGGGCGGCGGCCTTGTCCCGCACGGCCACGGGATCGATCCCGGCCCCGTCGTCGGACACCCGAAGACACAGCAGGCCGTCCTTTTTCTCCACGGACACGGCCACGGTCCCGGCCTCGGGCTTGCCAAGCCGGAGGCGCTCCTGGGGAGGCTCGATGCCGTGGGCCACGGCGTTGCGCACCAGATGCACCATGCGCCGGGCCAGCGGGCCGAACAGGTCCGGGTCCACGGGCACGGCCTGGCCGGACACCGGCGGCACGGTCACCGCCTTGCCCAGGCGCTCGGCCAGTTGGACGGCGGTTCCCAGGGGAACGGCCAGCAGCTCCCGCATGTCTACATGCCTAAGGGTCCGGGCCCGTTCAAGAAGCGCATGCAGACGCGGGTCCGGAGTCGGCAGGGCGGCGGCCAGGCCCTCGGCCAGGCCCTCCAGTTCCCGGGCCGCCTCCTCGCCGATGCACACCGCGTCGCGCCGCTTGAAAAAGTCGTCGCCAAGCGTCTGGCGCAAAAGGGCCAGATCGGCCTCCAGTTCCGCCAGCACCGGGGAAAGACGCATCACCCCGCCAAGCGAGGCCGCCGTGGCCTGCTCCGGGTTAAGGCCCGACAACCGCGATTCCAGGTCGTGCAGGGCGGCGGACACCCGGCGGCATCCGAACAACTGAAACAGCCCCTTGAAAGTATGCACCCGGCGGTAGTGGCGGCGCAAGGCCTCACCCGGGGTCTCGCCCGGAGCGACCGGGGTCCGGCAGGTGGACGCAAAGTCCCGAAAGGAGTCCGCCACCTGGAAAAAATCGCGCGGATCGCGGGCCACGGCCACCACGTTGGCCAGCCGCCCGCGCTCCTTCTCCACCTCGCTCTCCAGGCGGCGGGCATTCGTGACGTCGGTTAAGACCAGCATCAGCCGCCCGGGCCCGGACATCCGGTATTCCACCTCCAGGTCGCGGTTCCCCAGATGCACGGACGCAGGCATCAGCGACAGGTACAGCGACCGCCGGAAATCGTCGTCCTCGGCCAGGATGCGGCCGACGTTTTTGGCGAAGTCCCCGCAGGCCCGGGCATCGTCCGGGAAAAGCAGGGTCTGGATGGTCTCGCCTGCGGGATCGCGGCCGAAGATGTCCAGGCATTCATGGCTGAAGCGGGGCTGCACCCGGCAATCGACCCCAAAGGACAAGAACCCCTGGCCGGAATTGTCCAGAAGTGCTGACAGCTCCTCCTGGGCCTGTCTGATGGTCCGGTTCAGACGGGTGAGCTTGCGGTTCCACCACACGATGAGCACAATGACCAGGGCCGCGCCCGCCGCCACCCGCCACACCAGGGTGTAGTCGAAGCCATGCTCGAAGCGCACGGCCACCCACTTTTTGAAAATGGCGTCCAGCTCCTCGGCGGCCAGGCTGCTTATGCCCTTCTGGAAAATGGACAAAACCTCCGTCTTCCCCCGGGGTACGGCCAGGGACAGATCCAGATGGTCTTCCAGGCGACCCGCGATCTTGAGGCCCGTCAGCCGCTCCTTGTCGATGCGGTAGGCCACGGCCGGAAGCACGTCCACAAAGGCCCCAAGCCCTCCGGAGGCCACCTGGGACAGGCCTTCGGCCTCGGTGGGCATGTCCACCACGTCCAGGGACGGATACTTGGAGCGCAGGATGGCCGCCGTGGCATGGCTCCGGACCACGCCCACCCGGTCGTGCA
Above is a genomic segment from Desulfolutivibrio sulfodismutans DSM 3696 containing:
- a CDS encoding transporter substrate-binding domain-containing protein, coding for MASFVPVAALRRVLAVLAVLATVFSGSSLAVADTLPELGLTDEEKAFIEAHPVITFSDSIWEPLAMVENGKYQGIFHDFYEIVSAMTGLAFKFEAQGDSRNFGKVLAALRDKRIDMIDGTGRSAEREKYALFAGPYLRFPLAIVSRDDVMAGSILELQGKRVAVASGSTAYEYVRDNHPDVDLLVVEDPAEALLAVSSGQAQAMLDNLAVVTYGIRKAGLSNLKVSGLTDFAFDIYTLVRDDMPELASILDKALKAIPVWDKAAIMAKWLPLYASGQAAARADAAGGSAGVAGPAPARVTLNRREREFVQNKGSLRYCVDPDWPPIERISETGRFEGMAADVLALLSERLGVETRLVPTASWSQTLETAEKGGCDFIAAAVETPERRRFLDFTSPYLRLPLVVATRADHPFVDGPKALMHDRVGVVRSHATAAILRSKYPSLDVVDMPTEAEGLSQVASGGLGAFVDVLPAVAYRIDKERLTGLKIAGRLEDHLDLSLAVPRGKTEVLSIFQKGISSLAAEELDAIFKKWVAVRFEHGFDYTLVWRVAAGAALVIVLIVWWNRKLTRLNRTIRQAQEELSALLDNSGQGFLSFGVDCRVQPRFSHECLDIFGRDPAGETIQTLLFPDDARACGDFAKNVGRILAEDDDFRRSLYLSLMPASVHLGNRDLEVEYRMSGPGRLMLVLTDVTNARRLESEVEKERGRLANVVAVARDPRDFFQVADSFRDFASTCRTPVAPGETPGEALRRHYRRVHTFKGLFQLFGCRRVSAALHDLESRLSGLNPEQATAASLGGVMRLSPVLAELEADLALLRQTLGDDFFKRRDAVCIGEEAARELEGLAEGLAAALPTPDPRLHALLERARTLRHVDMRELLAVPLGTAVQLAERLGKAVTVPPVSGQAVPVDPDLFGPLARRMVHLVRNAVAHGIEPPQERLRLGKPEAGTVAVSVEKKDGLLCLRVSDDGAGIDPVAVRDKAAALGIAEKDELAAMDGGQVVRLVLAQGLSTADGDAKAAGAAGRGVGLAAVLEAAKRLGGDMDIESRPGRGTTFTVRVPLSATEKGKEQS